In Mycoplasmopsis synoviae ATCC 25204, the sequence AGGATTAAATAAAACCAATGCTAAATATATTGGACTTAATGAAAAATTTTTAAGCATTTTAGTTTTTGGATTTTCAGGATCTCTTTGTGCTATTGGTGGATTCTTTTATATAGTAATAAATCAAAATTCAATTAATAGTTTATCTAATGGGCCTATTGCTATTGCCTTTGAATCAATAGCAATTGCCCTTCTAGCATTAAACGCACCTCTTGGAGTTATATTTACTAGCTTATTTTATTCAATGCTTTATACCTCAGCGCCTGTGCTTCAGCTGCAAAATGGAATCCAAAAAGTTAATGTTGAATTTCAAACACTTATAACTGGGTTAGTATTGTTTATGAGTGCGCTTTCGGTGATGTTTTATAAATTCAAGCCATTCGAATGAATTTATAAACAAATGCATTTATTATTTAACAAAAAATACTGACAAAGCTATATTAAATATAAACAAGATAAAGTGCATAATTCGCTTTATTACCAGAGACAAATTTATCGTCATTATTTAGAACATCTAAAAATCAAAAAGCAAATTTCAAAAGAAAAAAAACAACTTGAAAATGCTTTATTTGATAAAGTGCTTTCTACTAAAAATCAAAACTCAAAAGAAATTTTAGAGACATACGCTGATATTTTCAAAGAGCGTTTTGAATTTAACTTAAAAGTAAAAGCGCTAGGCTTTGATAACCTTCAAAACTTTAAGCAGAGCCATAAGCTTAAAAAAGTAAATCTTAAAAATCAATATCACTTTGATAAAAATCAGCTCTATCAAGCTGCACATAAAAAACTTAAACTGAAAGGAATTTTTAGCTAATGAATACAATCGCATTTGTCATTATTAACGTTGGTGTTTTTATCTTTTGTATTCTATTGCTAGGATCAATTTCAGGAATATTTTCAGAAAAAGCTGGAATTATAAATATCGCCATAAACGGAATGATAGTTTTTGGTGCGCTGGTATATACCGTAATTAATTATTTAATTCGTGTCTTTGGTAATAGCAACGAAATAAGCATGTATTATCAATTGCTACTAGTGCCGCTCTGTGGAATTATCACGGCACTATTTGCCTTAGTTTTTGGTTATGCAACTATAAGACTTAAATCAAATCAAACCATTACTGGTTATGCGGTTAACATTTTAGTTTTTGGAATTACTGCTATTGCGTTTTTAATCATTAAACAAAGAAGTGGTAATATAAGTTTTGCAACTAAAGAATTAGCACTAGAAAGCGATATTACATCGTCACTGAAAAACTTAGTATCGCTAAAAGTATTTTTAACTTTATTAATAGTAGTGCTTTCTTTTATAGCGCTTAAGTATACTAGATGAGGCCTTAGATTTAAAGCTATCGGAGAAAATCCGCAAGCCGCTGACGTTGCTGGAATTAATATTTATAAATATAAATGACACGCAGTATTTATCTCAGGGCTAATAGCTGGCATAGCTGGAACATTTTTCGGACAAATTCGTCTTGGGCAACTTCAACAAAGCTATGACATTCAAGGACTTGGTTATTTAGCGCTAGCAATAATGATAACCAGTCAATGAAAAATATCAATTTCAGTATTAATTTCGTTAATGTTTTCTATTGTTTATTCATTTTCATTTTATGGAGTTCAATACTTTCCGGCAAGCTATAAAAACTACTCAGAGTTATTTAACATTCTTCCATTTATAACAACACTTATTGTCATGATTGCATTTTCTAAGAAAACAAACGCTCCTGCAGCGCTTGGAGTTATCTACGATAAGTCAAAAAGGTAATCATGATAGTTGCAGTTTCAGGAATGATTTCTTCAGGGAAATCTACTTTAGTTAAGAAATTAAATAGTCACTACGAAAATAATTCGCTTTATTTAGACGAATATAAAAAAGATGATGAAATTTTTTCTACAATGCTTCGTTGATTTTTAGAAAAAAGAGAAAATATAAATTTAAGTTTTGATTTATATGTTTTAAATCATCACATTGAATCTTTAAAAGAAATCTATGAGGAATTTAATGAAAAATTCACTAAAGATGATTATTTATTTTTAGATAGATTTCCAGCAGAGCATGCCATTTTTAACAAAATGGATTTAGTTACTAATTTAAATCATAAGCTTGCCTACGATAAAGCTTTAGATAATCTTTTAGTTAATCAAATAAAGCCTGACTTAGTTTTATATTTAGATATTGACTTTAAAACTTTTCAAAATAGATTAACTCAAAGATCGCGTTCAGAAGAAGTAGATAACTTTGAAAATAATATTGATTATTGAAAAAATTTGCATATGTTTTATAAACAATATTTTTTAGAGTTATGCAAAAAATATCAAATCAAATACCAAATAATAGATACTAATAATTTAGATGAAGGTCAAGTTTTAACTAAAGCCATTTCTTTAATTGAAACCTTTAAAAACACAAAATGAAAATAGCAATCTCAGGAATGGTCGCATCAGGAAAAAGCACTTTAACTAAAAAACTTCACACCGAATATTTTAAAAACAGTTTCATGCTTAAAGAATATGAAGAAGATGATGAAGTTTTTGAAAAACTTTTAAAGTGAAAACTTGAAAAAAAGCCAAATGTAGTTCTACCCTTTGAAGTTTATATAATGGATAATCACATTGAAAAAATGAAAAAGCTATATAAAGAGTATTTAGCTAAGGATAACTATTATATTTTTTCAGATAGATTTTCTATTGAACATCAAATTTTTGCAATTACAGCTTTTGAAAAAGAACCTCACAAACACAAAACATATCTAGATGTAGTTAATTCAATTATTGTTCCCGAAGTTTTACCTGACTATATATTTTATCTTGACGTAACTTATGAAACATTTGAAAAACGTTTCTTAAAAAGACAATATAAATCCGAAATGGATACATATCATAAAAACAAAGAAGCTTTTAAAAAACTTCACACCATCTACAAAGAAAACTTTATCAATCTTTGCAAAGAATTCAACTTAAAATATCACATAGTTGATGTTAATAATTTAGATGAAAATAAGGTTGCACAAAAAGTTGCAAGCTTAATTCAAAACTTAAAATAAAACAAAAAAACTGGCATAAATCTGTTAGTTTTTTATTGCATTGT encodes:
- a CDS encoding deoxynucleoside kinase — encoded protein: MIVAVSGMISSGKSTLVKKLNSHYENNSLYLDEYKKDDEIFSTMLRWFLEKRENINLSFDLYVLNHHIESLKEIYEEFNEKFTKDDYLFLDRFPAEHAIFNKMDLVTNLNHKLAYDKALDNLLVNQIKPDLVLYLDIDFKTFQNRLTQRSRSEEVDNFENNIDYWKNLHMFYKQYFLELCKKYQIKYQIIDTNNLDEGQVLTKAISLIETFKNTKWK
- a CDS encoding deoxynucleoside kinase, with amino-acid sequence MKIAISGMVASGKSTLTKKLHTEYFKNSFMLKEYEEDDEVFEKLLKWKLEKKPNVVLPFEVYIMDNHIEKMKKLYKEYLAKDNYYIFSDRFSIEHQIFAITAFEKEPHKHKTYLDVVNSIIVPEVLPDYIFYLDVTYETFEKRFLKRQYKSEMDTYHKNKEAFKKLHTIYKENFINLCKEFNLKYHIVDVNNLDENKVAQKVASLIQNLK
- a CDS encoding ABC transporter permease; amino-acid sequence: MNTIAFVIINVGVFIFCILLLGSISGIFSEKAGIINIAINGMIVFGALVYTVINYLIRVFGNSNEISMYYQLLLVPLCGIITALFALVFGYATIRLKSNQTITGYAVNILVFGITAIAFLIIKQRSGNISFATKELALESDITSSLKNLVSLKVFLTLLIVVLSFIALKYTRWGLRFKAIGENPQAADVAGINIYKYKWHAVFISGLIAGIAGTFFGQIRLGQLQQSYDIQGLGYLALAIMITSQWKISISVLISLMFSIVYSFSFYGVQYFPASYKNYSELFNILPFITTLIVMIAFSKKTNAPAALGVIYDKSKR
- a CDS encoding ABC transporter permease yields the protein MQIKNKKQNFQNATRNLMKFLAFDEQKSTRRKVYSSLYAIIFGLLITSIIFYIRGVSQFSRESSRINLFSLISFIFKNGFSSSNTYLFLNYFIVFGFSGLGVAFAFKSGLFNIGASGQMLLPAVIFYSMLILARFRAGEEISFTILALGFLIFVIGGFFLGALVGILKSFFRIHEVITTIFFNWIVIYIAQWMFNSGHDSILLGSGVSTEFRDKFISNFSFGTAIYSIKLSLTHNFIIFGVALFILLAIGTWFVLSKTMLGYKIKVLGLNKTNAKYIGLNEKFLSILVFGFSGSLCAIGGFFYIVINQNSINSLSNGPIAIAFESIAIALLALNAPLGVIFTSLFYSMLYTSAPVLQLQNGIQKVNVEFQTLITGLVLFMSALSVMFYKFKPFEWIYKQMHLLFNKKYWQSYIKYKQDKVHNSLYYQRQIYRHYLEHLKIKKQISKEKKQLENALFDKVLSTKNQNSKEILETYADIFKERFEFNLKVKALGFDNLQNFKQSHKLKKVNLKNQYHFDKNQLYQAAHKKLKLKGIFS